In one Bacillus sp. PK3_68 genomic region, the following are encoded:
- a CDS encoding cytochrome b6, which produces MLNKIYDWVDERLDITPLWRDIADHEVPEHVNPAHHFSAFVYCFGGLTFFVTVIQILSGMFLTMYYVPDIKNAWESVYYLQNEVAFGMIVRGMHHWGASLVIVMIFLHTLRVFFQGAYKKPRELNWIVGVLIFFVMLGLGFTGYLLPWDMKALFATKVGIEIAASTPFIGEQVKTLLAGHPDIVGAQTLTRFFAIHVFFLPAALLGLMAAHFIMIRRQGISGPL; this is translated from the coding sequence ATGCTAAACAAAATTTATGATTGGGTTGATGAGCGTTTAGATATTACGCCTTTGTGGCGGGATATTGCTGATCATGAAGTGCCTGAACACGTAAACCCGGCTCATCACTTTTCGGCTTTCGTTTACTGTTTTGGCGGATTGACATTTTTCGTAACCGTTATCCAGATTCTATCAGGTATGTTTTTGACTATGTATTATGTGCCTGATATTAAAAATGCCTGGGAATCGGTTTATTATCTTCAAAATGAAGTGGCATTTGGAATGATTGTGCGTGGTATGCACCACTGGGGTGCGAGTTTAGTTATCGTTATGATATTCTTACATACGTTGCGCGTGTTCTTCCAAGGAGCTTACAAAAAACCACGTGAACTGAACTGGATAGTGGGCGTATTAATTTTCTTTGTTATGCTTGGTCTCGGCTTCACGGGTTACTTATTGCCATGGGATATGAAAGCGTTATTCGCAACGAAGGTAGGTATAGAAATCGCCGCTTCCACTCCATTCATTGGGGAACAGGTAAAAACCCTGCTTGCGGGTCATCCGGATATCGTTGGAGCCCAGACGCTTACTCGTTTCTTTGCGATTCACGTGTTCTTCCTGCCGGCAGCGTTGCTCGGCTTAATGGCAGCTCACTTTATTATGATTCGCAGACAAGGTATCTCCGGACCATTGTAA
- a CDS encoding ubiquinol-cytochrome c reductase iron-sulfur subunit: MSKQPVSRRQFLNYTLTGVGGFMAAGMLMPMVRFAIDPVLAHGGKGEYHTTKQKVDELSTKPTRVDFSYEQKDAWYTSDVTQTAWVYKNEKGEIVALSPVCKHLGCTVDWEGSGHKNKFYCPCHGGLYEKSGKNIPGTPPTRPLDKYPTKVKDGFLQLGKPEPQTIA; this comes from the coding sequence ATGAGTAAACAACCTGTATCAAGACGTCAATTTCTTAACTATACACTGACAGGCGTTGGCGGCTTTATGGCAGCTGGCATGTTGATGCCAATGGTTCGTTTTGCAATTGATCCAGTTTTGGCGCATGGTGGAAAAGGCGAATACCATACTACGAAGCAGAAAGTGGATGAATTGTCTACGAAACCGACTCGTGTGGACTTCTCTTACGAACAAAAAGATGCATGGTACACATCCGATGTTACACAAACGGCTTGGGTTTACAAGAATGAGAAAGGCGAAATCGTTGCCCTTTCACCTGTATGTAAACACTTAGGCTGTACGGTTGACTGGGAAGGAAGCGGTCACAAAAACAAGTTCTACTGTCCGTGTCATGGTGGTTTATATGAAAAGAGTGGAAAAAACATTCCTGGTACACCACCGACAAGACCGCTTGATAAGTACCCAACGAAAGTAAAAGACGGTTTCTTGCAGCTCGGCAAGCCGGAGCCACAAACCATTGCGTAA
- a CDS encoding YpiF family protein translates to MNWNGRDTESFQQQKEYVDTALVPLIPISFESDMKETASQYEFMQLLTTLLEKQFKGRILLIPPFTYIRQQEEQGKFAALNRWVEEMDKSGFKHKLFFTSDSSWKLAEEEIGGSLIWVPSVPLEHMEDSYKYSLIEDQAKQFVNIIVHKWQQNLS, encoded by the coding sequence ATGAATTGGAATGGCAGAGATACAGAAAGCTTTCAACAGCAAAAAGAATATGTGGATACAGCACTCGTGCCGCTCATCCCTATTTCTTTTGAAAGCGACATGAAAGAAACAGCTTCTCAATATGAATTTATGCAGTTGTTAACTACGCTGCTTGAGAAGCAATTTAAAGGGCGAATCTTGCTTATTCCCCCGTTTACTTACATAAGACAGCAGGAGGAACAAGGAAAGTTTGCCGCGTTAAATCGCTGGGTTGAGGAGATGGACAAGAGTGGGTTTAAACATAAGCTATTCTTCACTTCAGACAGCAGCTGGAAGTTGGCTGAAGAAGAGATCGGTGGCTCATTAATCTGGGTTCCATCCGTGCCGCTTGAACATATGGAGGATTCGTACAAATACTCGTTAATAGAGGATCAAGCAAAACAATTTGTCAATATAATCGTCCACAAATGGCAGCAAAATTTGTCATAA
- a CDS encoding ReoY family proteolytic degradation factor, translated as MAAPVSVHEKKDFIRWFLNHYQLKRRESVWILNYLMSHDQLMEKVHFVEDAQYCPRGMIMSTHCVDSAPFRFFKENIMTTDAEKSFHDIRLNKEEDIYIELKFKSSNVSHQYAAVMEENPFMPRNLRITEKDKVLAENFLKEGIYRFQKERLLKDIDRALDSGDKAAFLALTDQLNALK; from the coding sequence ATGGCTGCCCCTGTATCTGTTCATGAGAAAAAAGATTTTATCCGCTGGTTTTTAAATCACTATCAATTAAAAAGAAGAGAATCTGTATGGATTTTAAATTATTTAATGAGCCACGACCAGCTCATGGAAAAGGTGCATTTTGTAGAAGACGCACAATATTGTCCACGGGGAATGATCATGTCTACCCACTGTGTTGACAGTGCCCCGTTTCGTTTTTTTAAAGAGAACATCATGACAACGGATGCAGAAAAATCATTTCATGATATCCGGTTGAACAAGGAAGAGGACATTTATATTGAATTGAAGTTCAAGTCTTCCAATGTATCTCATCAATATGCGGCCGTAATGGAAGAAAACCCATTTATGCCAAGGAATTTACGAATTACGGAAAAGGATAAAGTGCTTGCTGAAAACTTTCTTAAAGAGGGAATCTATCGTTTTCAGAAGGAGCGATTGCTCAAAGACATAGATAGAGCGCTCGATAGCGGAGATAAAGCAGCATTTCTGGCGTTGACTGATCAACTAAATGCTTTAAAATAG
- a CDS encoding tetratricopeptide repeat protein, with protein sequence MSYAQQMLESLEKGENQQAFSLFKKVQSFSSDEEKFSLAEQLYGLGFLEEARELYEGLLETFPEEGELRVLLAEVLVDMDKEEEAMLLLEQLDQADENYPRALLLLADLYQMQGLYEVSEQKLQAANELLPDEPVIQFALAEFYSEQGRFLEAIRLYRALLADRQEEIAGISIYQRLAESLSVGGAFEESLEYYEKALEGHLEINTLFGYAFTAFQAGFYQTAIAKFEELKALDPDYHSIYLYLAKAYEREEELEKGIEVAKEGIKHDEFHKELHLIAGKLSLKLGREEEAEQFLRAALALDPEYSEAALTLNKLLLHQERYEDVLEITELLKKDGEADPQLLWDEAKALNELEEYSQALTAYKEAYNFFKGHAHFLEEYGYFLMEEGNRKEALQIFRQLLENDPANEEWLLLIERLSD encoded by the coding sequence ATGTCTTATGCACAGCAAATGCTAGAAAGTTTAGAAAAAGGGGAAAATCAACAAGCGTTTTCTCTATTTAAAAAGGTCCAGTCGTTTTCCTCAGATGAAGAGAAATTTTCGCTGGCCGAACAATTATATGGTCTGGGCTTTCTGGAAGAAGCGCGGGAGCTGTACGAAGGGCTTCTGGAAACCTTTCCGGAAGAAGGAGAGCTGCGCGTCCTTCTTGCTGAAGTGCTCGTTGATATGGATAAAGAAGAAGAGGCCATGCTTCTCCTTGAGCAGCTGGACCAAGCAGACGAAAACTATCCGAGAGCTCTGCTGTTGCTTGCTGATCTATACCAAATGCAAGGTCTATATGAAGTAAGTGAACAGAAGCTGCAAGCTGCCAATGAACTGTTGCCTGATGAACCGGTTATTCAATTTGCGCTTGCTGAGTTCTACTCGGAGCAGGGAAGGTTTTTGGAAGCTATTCGTCTTTACAGAGCCCTGCTTGCAGATAGACAAGAAGAGATAGCGGGTATCTCCATTTATCAGCGCCTGGCTGAGTCATTGAGCGTAGGCGGAGCTTTTGAGGAGAGCTTGGAGTATTATGAAAAAGCGCTTGAAGGCCATCTGGAAATTAACACACTATTTGGTTACGCTTTCACGGCTTTTCAAGCGGGCTTTTATCAAACAGCGATCGCTAAATTTGAAGAGTTAAAAGCGCTTGACCCAGACTATCACTCTATTTATCTTTATTTAGCCAAAGCATATGAGCGGGAGGAGGAGTTAGAAAAGGGGATAGAAGTAGCTAAGGAGGGAATTAAGCATGACGAGTTTCACAAAGAGCTGCATCTCATTGCAGGTAAGCTTAGCCTAAAGTTAGGCAGAGAGGAGGAGGCAGAGCAGTTTTTGCGCGCTGCCTTGGCATTAGATCCTGAGTATTCAGAAGCCGCCCTTACCTTAAATAAATTGCTTCTTCATCAGGAACGCTATGAAGATGTACTGGAAATTACCGAACTGCTGAAGAAAGATGGAGAGGCTGATCCACAGCTTTTATGGGATGAGGCAAAAGCCCTCAATGAATTAGAAGAGTATAGTCAGGCATTAACTGCTTATAAAGAAGCATATAATTTCTTTAAAGGTCATGCACACTTTTTAGAAGAATACGGATACTTCTTAATGGAAGAAGGAAATCGTAAGGAAGCACTGCAAATATTCCGTCAGCTGCTGGAGAATGATCCCGCGAATGAAGAGTGGCTGTTGCTCATTGAGCGGCTTTCGGATTAA
- the aroA gene encoding 3-phosphoshikimate 1-carboxyvinyltransferase: MKEMELRLTNSPLNGRVEVPGDKSISHRSVMFGALAEGKTTIRHFLKGEDCLRTIDCFRKLGVNIEETDEEIVVYGTGWNGLIEPSEILDAGNSGTTTRLLLGILAGRPFHSVLIGDESIAKRPMDRVVAPLTSMGAKINGRSNGRFTPLAIDGSKLSPIRYELPVASAQVKSALLFAALQTEGETVITEPQPTRDHTEKMIKQFGGEVTRRGNDIVVQGGQSFKGTSVYVPGDISSAAFFLAAGAMVPGSEVILENVGLNPTRTGIIDVLVQMGADIQIEARETVGEEIGTITIRTSQLKSIEVGGDLIPKLIDEIPIIALLATQAAGKTVIKDAEELKVKETNRIDTVVNELKKLGAEIEATEDGMIIHGKSSLSGARVSSHGDHRIGMMLAVASLVATGAVELENPEAIAVSYPSFFEDMKQLIQK; the protein is encoded by the coding sequence ATGAAAGAAATGGAATTAAGGCTGACAAATTCCCCGCTGAATGGGCGGGTGGAAGTACCGGGAGATAAATCAATTTCCCATCGCTCGGTTATGTTTGGCGCCTTAGCTGAAGGCAAGACAACCATTCGGCATTTTTTGAAAGGGGAAGATTGCCTGCGGACGATTGACTGTTTTCGAAAGCTCGGTGTGAACATTGAAGAGACCGATGAAGAAATTGTTGTCTATGGAACTGGATGGAACGGATTGATTGAGCCTTCTGAAATCCTTGATGCTGGGAACTCTGGAACAACGACGAGACTTTTATTGGGGATTTTGGCCGGCCGTCCATTTCACTCTGTATTAATTGGAGATGAGTCTATCGCCAAACGGCCAATGGATCGGGTTGTTGCCCCTTTAACGAGCATGGGAGCAAAAATTAATGGCAGAAGCAATGGACGGTTTACACCGCTGGCAATTGACGGTTCAAAGCTGTCCCCCATCCGATATGAATTGCCTGTAGCGAGCGCTCAGGTAAAGTCTGCCCTCTTGTTTGCTGCTCTCCAGACAGAAGGAGAAACAGTGATCACGGAGCCGCAGCCAACCCGTGATCATACAGAAAAAATGATCAAACAATTCGGCGGGGAAGTTACACGCCGCGGCAATGATATTGTCGTGCAGGGCGGCCAGTCATTTAAAGGGACAAGTGTATATGTACCTGGAGATATTTCATCTGCGGCCTTTTTCCTTGCTGCTGGGGCAATGGTTCCTGGCAGTGAAGTCATTCTTGAAAACGTTGGCTTAAATCCGACAAGAACGGGAATTATTGATGTGCTTGTTCAAATGGGGGCCGATATTCAAATTGAGGCCCGTGAGACTGTTGGAGAGGAGATAGGGACGATTACTATCCGTACTTCTCAATTAAAAAGCATTGAAGTGGGCGGCGATTTAATTCCGAAGCTGATTGATGAAATTCCGATCATTGCTCTGCTTGCCACACAGGCAGCAGGAAAGACTGTCATCAAGGATGCAGAAGAGTTGAAAGTAAAAGAAACAAATCGTATTGACACGGTTGTGAATGAATTAAAGAAGCTTGGCGCGGAAATTGAAGCTACAGAGGATGGAATGATTATTCATGGCAAGAGCTCGCTGTCTGGAGCTCGTGTTTCATCGCATGGAGATCACCGAATTGGTATGATGCTGGCTGTTGCTTCTCTAGTGGCTACGGGAGCCGTTGAGCTTGAAAATCCCGAGGCTATTGCGGTTTCCTATCCTTCTTTCTTTGAAGATATGAAGCAACTCATTCAAAAGTAA
- a CDS encoding prephenate dehydrogenase, with protein sequence MRGTVLVAGLGLIGGSLAKAIKAAHPQAEIIGYDIREGEVGLAEALNIIDRQAGTFQEGAEQADLIILAVPVLQTERLIRQLAEFDLKEEVIITDTGSTKKRIMSCAAILESRHITFVGGHPMAGSHKSGVTAAKELLFENAFYLLTPGEGANEKQVAVLKKWLQGTKAKILEISADDHDHLTGVVSHFPHIIAASLVHQARKYNNSNSLISRLAAGGFRDLTRIASSSPEMWKDISLHNKEVLLTLLCDWKIEMERVIDILKEESAPLLFDYFNEAKEFRDDLPAKAMGAIPSFYDLYVDVPDYPGVISEITAYLAEERISITNIRIVETREDVYGVLVISFQNEKDRMRARQCIEKQTNYDLFLA encoded by the coding sequence ATGAGAGGAACTGTATTAGTTGCCGGATTGGGATTAATCGGCGGGTCGCTGGCGAAAGCGATCAAAGCAGCCCATCCCCAGGCAGAAATTATCGGATACGACATCCGCGAAGGTGAAGTAGGCCTTGCCGAAGCATTGAATATTATTGACAGGCAGGCAGGCACATTTCAAGAGGGGGCAGAGCAAGCGGATCTTATCATTTTGGCTGTACCCGTTTTACAGACAGAAAGGCTGATCAGACAGCTGGCTGAATTTGATTTAAAAGAAGAAGTCATCATCACAGATACGGGCAGTACAAAAAAGAGAATTATGTCCTGTGCCGCCATTTTGGAAAGCCGCCACATAACCTTTGTTGGCGGTCATCCGATGGCGGGCTCTCATAAGAGCGGAGTGACAGCTGCAAAAGAGCTTTTATTTGAGAATGCCTTTTACCTGCTAACGCCAGGTGAAGGAGCGAACGAAAAGCAGGTGGCCGTTTTAAAAAAATGGCTGCAAGGAACCAAAGCGAAAATATTGGAAATTTCTGCTGATGACCATGATCACCTTACAGGGGTTGTCAGTCACTTTCCTCATATCATTGCTGCCTCTCTTGTTCACCAGGCTCGCAAATACAATAATAGCAATTCCTTGATTTCCCGTCTTGCTGCCGGGGGGTTTCGGGATTTAACGAGGATTGCCTCATCAAGCCCGGAAATGTGGAAGGATATTTCGCTACATAATAAAGAAGTGCTTCTCACACTTTTATGCGATTGGAAAATAGAGATGGAAAGAGTCATAGATATTTTAAAAGAAGAGAGTGCTCCTCTTTTATTTGATTATTTTAATGAAGCAAAAGAATTTAGGGATGATCTTCCTGCTAAAGCAATGGGAGCTATTCCTTCATTTTATGATTTGTATGTCGATGTACCGGATTATCCGGGAGTCATATCAGAAATCACGGCTTACTTAGCGGAAGAGAGAATTAGCATCACGAATATTCGGATTGTGGAAACGAGAGAAGATGTGTACGGAGTGCTTGTGATTAGCTTTCAGAATGAAAAAGACCGGATGCGGGCCCGGCAATGCATTGAAAAACAGACAAACTACGACTTATTTTTAGCATGA
- the hisC gene encoding histidinol-phosphate transaminase, translated as MKWKQQITGLKAYQPGRSIEDVKKEYGLEKIVKLASNENPFGSSNKAKEWVQSYGSSYALYPDGYTTALRSALSEFLSVDEKQLIFGNGSDELILIISRAMLEPGKNTVMATPTFPQYRHNATIEGAEIREVPLVDGAHDLDAMLSAIDTQTAVVWLCSPNNPTGIYINNDQLVQFLNKVPEDVLVVLDEAYYEYVTAEDYYNALEIAKKYPNVLVLRTFSKIYGLASFRVGYGFGSEEIIRALEPVREPFNINTLGEGVALSALSDQDFVKKCREENKKGLEQFYQFCKSEHLDYYPSEGNFILIDFKCDSDELFQYLMKKGYIVRSGNALGCPGAVRVTVGSYEQNEGVIQAMKSFIAENAIRQ; from the coding sequence ATGAAATGGAAACAACAAATTACCGGATTGAAAGCTTATCAGCCCGGGCGTTCAATTGAAGATGTGAAGAAAGAGTACGGTCTTGAAAAAATCGTTAAGCTTGCATCAAATGAAAATCCTTTCGGTTCATCCAATAAAGCGAAAGAGTGGGTGCAATCTTACGGATCATCCTATGCTCTTTATCCGGACGGTTATACAACGGCCCTTCGCTCTGCTCTCAGCGAATTTCTTAGTGTAGATGAAAAGCAGCTTATTTTTGGCAATGGGTCTGACGAGCTGATTTTGATTATTTCTCGAGCGATGTTAGAACCAGGCAAAAACACGGTTATGGCAACTCCTACTTTTCCGCAATACCGGCATAACGCTACGATTGAAGGAGCAGAAATCCGTGAAGTGCCTCTTGTGGACGGCGCCCATGACTTAGACGCGATGCTTTCAGCGATAGACACACAAACAGCTGTTGTCTGGTTATGCAGTCCGAATAATCCAACGGGCATTTATATTAACAATGACCAGCTCGTGCAATTTTTAAATAAAGTCCCAGAGGATGTTCTCGTTGTGCTTGATGAAGCCTATTATGAGTATGTAACGGCAGAGGATTATTATAATGCGTTAGAGATTGCAAAGAAGTATCCGAATGTACTCGTTTTAAGAACGTTCTCTAAAATTTACGGTCTAGCGAGCTTCCGAGTCGGCTATGGATTTGGCTCCGAAGAAATTATCCGTGCTTTAGAGCCGGTTCGCGAACCATTTAATATTAATACACTTGGAGAAGGCGTTGCTTTATCGGCACTATCAGATCAGGACTTCGTAAAGAAATGCCGAGAAGAGAATAAAAAGGGCCTCGAACAATTCTATCAATTTTGTAAAAGTGAACATCTTGACTATTATCCGTCAGAAGGAAACTTTATTTTAATTGATTTCAAATGTGACAGTGATGAGCTGTTCCAATATTTAATGAAAAAGGGGTATATCGTTCGTTCCGGAAATGCCCTTGGTTGTCCAGGAGCTGTTCGGGTAACAGTCGGATCTTATGAACAGAATGAAGGAGTTATCCAAGCTATGAAGAGTTTTATAGCAGAAAACGCAATTAGACAGTAG
- the aroH gene encoding chorismate mutase: protein MIRGVRGATTVKENTEKEMIDCTEVLLREMVEKNDLQPEDVCSVFISVTNDINAAFPARALRRLPGWEYVPVMCMNEIPVPGSLAQCIRVMMHVNTKAAQQEVNHIYLGEAVKLRPDLQQTSQCGQLSK, encoded by the coding sequence ATGATCAGAGGCGTTAGGGGAGCAACGACTGTTAAAGAGAATACTGAAAAAGAAATGATTGATTGTACGGAAGTACTTTTAAGAGAAATGGTTGAGAAAAATGATTTGCAGCCCGAGGATGTGTGTTCGGTCTTTATTTCAGTAACAAATGACATTAATGCTGCTTTTCCTGCAAGAGCTTTAAGGCGACTGCCCGGATGGGAATACGTGCCGGTCATGTGCATGAATGAAATTCCGGTGCCTGGCAGCTTGGCACAGTGCATTAGAGTCATGATGCACGTGAATACTAAAGCAGCGCAGCAGGAAGTTAATCATATTTATTTAGGAGAAGCTGTGAAGCTACGGCCGGATCTGCAACAAACGAGCCAGTGTGGCCAATTAAGCAAGTAA
- the aroB gene encoding 3-dehydroquinate synthase, whose product MRELMIETPGQSYPVYVGEGALHQLTRLFAGPLKETTKLLIIADELVASFHGDTLKQALPPGLPYEWLTVPSGEQAKTFASFESCLTFALEKGLDRKSCILAFGGGATGDLAGYVAASYMRGIAFVQIPTTILAHDSAVGGKTAINHPLGKNMIGHFHQPAAVVFDTRFLQTLPEQQIRSGFAEIIKHALIADSAFLKELQIKVNSFKDLSSDFLAYCLEKGIQIKGEIVKEDVKEQGIRAYLNFGHTYGHALEARLGYGQITHGEAVAAGMVFALYASEKKVGLAFDLKKFMAWLKELGYPLDLNSELSFDELYKLMERDKKTIGESIRFVLLQEVGRPVIKEMSRSELEEADRFMREEAAV is encoded by the coding sequence ATGAGAGAACTAATGATTGAGACGCCGGGTCAATCCTATCCTGTTTATGTTGGAGAAGGAGCGTTGCACCAACTAACCAGATTATTTGCCGGTCCTCTCAAGGAAACAACAAAGCTGCTTATCATCGCTGATGAGCTGGTCGCATCGTTTCATGGGGACACGCTGAAGCAAGCTCTCCCACCAGGATTGCCATATGAGTGGTTGACGGTCCCGAGCGGTGAGCAGGCTAAAACATTTGCGTCATTTGAAAGCTGTTTAACATTCGCTCTCGAAAAAGGGCTCGATCGCAAATCGTGTATTTTAGCATTTGGCGGCGGTGCTACAGGTGATTTAGCTGGTTATGTAGCAGCAAGCTATATGAGAGGAATTGCATTTGTTCAAATCCCGACAACTATCCTGGCACACGATAGCGCGGTAGGTGGGAAAACGGCCATCAATCATCCGCTCGGCAAAAATATGATTGGTCATTTTCATCAGCCAGCAGCGGTCGTTTTTGATACTCGCTTTCTTCAGACGCTTCCTGAACAACAAATACGTTCAGGGTTTGCTGAAATTATCAAACATGCATTAATTGCTGATTCTGCTTTTTTAAAAGAGTTGCAGATCAAGGTAAATAGTTTTAAAGATCTGTCTTCTGACTTTCTTGCTTATTGCCTTGAAAAAGGCATTCAAATCAAAGGAGAGATTGTCAAAGAAGATGTTAAAGAACAAGGGATTAGGGCTTATTTAAACTTTGGCCATACATATGGTCATGCACTTGAAGCAAGACTCGGCTATGGCCAGATTACACATGGAGAAGCTGTAGCAGCGGGAATGGTTTTTGCTCTGTACGCGAGTGAGAAAAAGGTAGGCTTAGCCTTTGACTTGAAAAAGTTCATGGCTTGGCTTAAAGAGCTCGGCTATCCACTGGATTTAAATAGCGAACTGTCATTTGATGAATTATACAAATTAATGGAAAGAGATAAAAAAACGATTGGCGAAAGCATCCGCTTTGTTTTATTGCAGGAAGTGGGCCGACCGGTTATTAAAGAGATGAGCCGGTCGGAATTAGAAGAAGCTGATCGTTTTATGAGAGAGGAGGCTGCCGTATGA
- a CDS encoding protein-glutamate O-methyltransferase CheR, producing the protein MSDYESFIMNIKRKTGIDLGKYKEAQMKRRLTSLYEKKGCRSFKEFFDLINADTNLLNEFLDRMTINVSEFYRNAKRWEVLERKIFPRLLSENKKIKIWSAACSTGEEPYTTAMVLSNYLPLSQISILATDLDVNVLQKAKRAVYPERSLAEVPIEKKQKFFTKEGDFYKVSEEIKRTVTFKKQDLLADRFDSNFDLIICRNVMIYFTEEAKDHLYQKFSASLREGGVLFVGSTEQIFNPGEYQFEAEDTFFYRKVKSLRGNM; encoded by the coding sequence ATGAGTGATTATGAAAGCTTTATTATGAATATTAAAAGAAAAACAGGTATTGATCTTGGTAAATATAAAGAAGCGCAAATGAAACGGCGTTTAACTTCCTTGTATGAAAAGAAGGGCTGCCGCTCCTTTAAAGAGTTTTTTGACTTAATAAACGCAGATACCAATCTTCTTAATGAATTTTTAGATAGGATGACAATCAATGTATCTGAGTTTTATCGAAATGCTAAAAGATGGGAAGTTCTTGAAAGAAAAATTTTTCCGCGGCTGCTGTCAGAAAACAAAAAAATAAAAATATGGAGCGCTGCCTGTTCAACAGGGGAGGAGCCTTATACAACGGCAATGGTTCTCTCTAATTATTTGCCATTATCTCAAATCTCTATTTTGGCTACAGATTTGGATGTGAATGTTCTTCAAAAAGCAAAAAGGGCTGTATATCCTGAACGCTCACTGGCAGAAGTCCCGATTGAGAAAAAACAAAAATTTTTTACAAAAGAAGGGGACTTTTATAAAGTTAGCGAGGAGATTAAACGGACAGTTACATTTAAGAAGCAAGATTTGCTGGCCGATCGCTTCGATTCAAATTTTGATTTAATTATCTGTCGTAATGTGATGATCTATTTTACTGAAGAAGCAAAAGACCATTTGTATCAAAAATTTAGTGCGTCATTAAGAGAGGGAGGCGTGCTGTTCGTTGGGAGTACAGAGCAAATCTTTAATCCAGGAGAATACCAATTTGAAGCGGAGGACACATTTTTCTATCGCAAAGTTAAATCATTAAGAGGGAACATGTAA
- the ndk gene encoding nucleoside-diphosphate kinase, with the protein MEKTYLMVKPDGVQRGLIGEIVARFEKKGFQLVGAKLMSVSKETAEQHYAEHKERPFFGELVDFITSSPVFAMVWEGENVIATARQMMGSTNPKDAAPGTIRGDFGVTVGKNIIHGSDSPESAEREISIFFKEEELTTYNKQINEWIY; encoded by the coding sequence ATGGAAAAAACATATTTAATGGTTAAACCTGATGGCGTTCAAAGAGGCTTAATCGGTGAAATCGTTGCCCGTTTTGAAAAGAAAGGTTTTCAATTAGTCGGCGCTAAACTAATGAGCGTTTCTAAAGAAACAGCTGAACAACATTACGCAGAGCACAAAGAGCGTCCTTTCTTTGGCGAATTAGTAGACTTCATTACTTCTAGCCCCGTATTCGCCATGGTTTGGGAAGGCGAGAATGTAATCGCTACAGCACGTCAAATGATGGGCTCTACAAATCCTAAAGATGCAGCACCTGGTACAATCCGTGGCGATTTCGGAGTAACAGTTGGCAAAAACATCATCCACGGCTCTGATTCTCCAGAAAGTGCAGAGAGAGAAATCTCTATCTTCTTTAAAGAGGAAGAATTAACAACTTACAACAAACAAATCAACGAGTGGATTTACTAA